In Sebastes fasciatus isolate fSebFas1 chromosome 8, fSebFas1.pri, whole genome shotgun sequence, the DNA window ttatattgtacttttacacTCTTTGCACTTTTTCCActacatatacagtaggctaTTTAATAACATTAGTTACTCTGCAGATTTATAacaacaatgataataataatatccataataaatcaactaataaattactattattattatagattaagctaccTGGCAGTATATAAAGCATTTAAAATAAGCTCACGTTTTACCAGCTGCAAAATTAAAGTGATTATTAATGCATCAATTCAAcaatatcatatatattattctgcataatgagtacttttacttttggtactttaagtatgttTTGATGACAatacttttgtgcttttactcaaaaatataaacatttcaaAAATTATATTGTAAAAATGCCTACCAAACTTACAAAGTAAGTATAAAGTTTATCTTCTGCTGTGCTGCTCTACTCTTTTACTGCTATTCTGTGCacattatgtttattgtttttactctgttcttattgctgtttgttttgtattCATATCTATTATGTACatgttcagcactttggtcaactgcggttgtttttaaacgtgctatataaataaagtttgacttgacaaaagtattagcatcaaaatatactaagtatcaaaagtaaaagtactcattatgcagaatggcccattgtagaataatataataataataataataataataatcataataataataattataataattataataataataaatcactttaatgttgcagctgtaaGAATGTAtgtaagaaataaatatattttatttatttaaaaaaataaaacacatgtttttcttctttaatttGTCTCAAAGACGCTGGAGAATAATcaaagaagaaataaatatattttattaactataaaaataaaacatgtttttcttcgTTAATTATTCTCAAAGGCGCTGGAGACTAATcaaagaagaaataaatatatttaattgttatGATAAATAAAACTGTAATCTTCTGCTTTAATTCCTCTCTGGTCTCTTTGGTCGCGCATGCGCAGTGCAGAACCCGGACGTGTAGTgatcagcagacagcagctctgACGGTTaaagatcaataacaataataaagatGCAGCTTCACTTCACTAAAGATGTTCTACCGGATTCTGTCAGCACCGACTACCAGAACCTCAACAAGTTCAACGAGCAGGTAAAGAAACAACCTTCCAGGTGATGTTTCTACTGAACTGAGCATCAGTTCAGAGTTCACGTTGACTAACTGAGGGTTGGAGGTTTACTTCTAATAGCTGTCGTAGTTTGTGAGGCTTTAAAGTTGAATAAAAACGCTGCGTGGTTGTGAATTAACGTGATTTACCTGGTTATTAACCTGGTTATCTGGAGCTGTGAACACACCAGGTGACAGATCAGTGGATCATGTGACCGACCAGAGACAGGCAGCTTTACCTGTAGAGCACATTACAGCAACAGGGagattcaaagtgctttacataaacagtAGTGCAGTACAAAGTacagtatttccctctgagatgtggtggagtagaaatataaagtagcagaaaatggaaatcttGAAGTAAAGCATCtcaaaattataatatatatatatatatatatatatttatttatatatatatatatatatatatatatatatatatatatttatttatatatatatatttatttatatatatatttatttatatatatatatttatttatatatatatatatatatatatatatatatatatatatatttatttatatatatatatatatatatatatatatatatatttatttatatatatatatatatatatatatatatatatatatatatatatatatatatatatatatttatttatatatatatatatgtatatatatatatatatatatatttattggatTAAAAAATCCCAGGTGCTGAtagtaatcttttttttcatatgaaGAACAATCTTGATGCAGATCACttggatttgttttttaaatatttgtgacaaagataaatataaacataaaagagCTCTAAACTCTATAAAGGTgacactgtttctaaatgacCTCAAAACTACTTTCTGTATGGAGATTTTGTTATTGGCCAACATAGACACTAATATGATAACTGCAAtaagctaataataataatttatcagGGTAGCTCCATTGCTGttgcttaaaaaataaatacacctgAAGCTGTGATTAGAAGACTTTTAAATGACATATCATTTAAAAGTCTTTTAAAACTATTATCTTGTCAGTAAATGTTTAAGGACAGggactaaataaaataaaatatcagcGCACCATCACGGACTAAATGTCCTGTGAGATGTTGATGATACAACTCTGCATTTTATTGATATGAAGAGCTGATCGACGTTTTTCAGACATTAACAGACTTGCATGTTTTCATTCTGTGCAGCAATTTCATCGTCTGATTGAGATTCTGTTCCAGTTCCTGCTGGAGCCTAaagaggtacacacacacacacacacacacacacaacacacaacacacaacacacacacacacacacacacgcacgcaatGTTGATGTTAATGGGACTTAGGACTCGGTGATTAGCCATGATAACTGAACCGAGCCAAAACATTGCCTGTCctattgtgtctgtgtgcaaattaatgcatgcatttgtgtgtgtgtgtagacggAGAGGTTCATGCAGCAGCTCGGTGAGTTTGCCGGGGAACACGGGATGAGTGCCGGTCCTCTGAGGAACCTGATGAAGAGCGTCCTGCTGGTGCCACAGGGTGGGAAACACACACTCTTCTATACAAACACAATGTTCCTCTGCAGCTTTATCTTCCTCCACTTCAGTTAGTCATTTCCTACATTACCCAGAATTCATTTTGTTAACCACCAGAGAACCTTTTAATAGAGAGACAATGTCCCTCCCcctccggtggaccaccatggacCATAtctcggaaaaaatatgaacggtttaatattttttgatcccgtttgaattgctccatgaatcacacacatgatgtttgtacatttaaaacataatttttccaAAGTCCAGAacgtctcagtttgtcgtatcatttagtttagtgtgaaaccgctcagtgaacttcATCTCTCGTCTCAcgcaatatacgtcaccaacactagctagctaacttagcttatagtcaagaaagtctcagtttgttgttaaactgttgaagtatcagactgtgtaAATACGTCATTAGAAAGATGACACACTTTCCAAATTaccaaactattcttttaatgCAGCATTTTCCCGCTGGTGTAGAAATTGGTCTCCATGTCTCCTCTCCAATCATTTCTCATTGTGAAATAGTTGTAGGTTAGTGCACGCTTTGGGATCTAGAAAATATCTCTGAGGGAGTGATGCcaaaatcttatatttacattGTTGCTGGGATATTTTCTTCTCTCAAACTCGAGAAGAAGtcttgatataatataatataatataatataatataatataatataatataatataatatagtataatataatataatataatataatataatatagtataatataatataatataatataatataatataatatagtataatataatataatatagtataatatagtataatataatataatataatataatatataatatagtataatatagtataatataatatagtataatataatatagtataatataatataatatagtataatataatataatataatataatatagtataatataatataatatagtataatataatataatataatataatataatatagtataatataatatagtataatataatatagtataatataatatagtataatataattttatataatatagtataatataatataatataatataatataatataatctaCTGATTTTAATAGTGTATAaggtggatttttttcttttctttaagtAGTAAACACTTCATGCAACCCTGCCACCTATagcattatttcttttttaagacAACACAGACATGAATGCACCGGTTTAGAATTTTCCCACGACACTGACCGTGATACTCGTGAAAGTTGAGCTGTAAAGTGACAGAAAAGTTGAAGCTGCAGGAAGGTTTCTGTCTCAGTGACAGTgattctgtctgtttctctcctcaggCGCCTTGAAGAAAAACCTGACAGCCGAGCAGATCAAAGAAGACCTCGTGACTTTAGGTACACATCCGAATCATTCATCACCGGTCAGTCAATCAATAACAGGGGTCAGATTTATAACAGGGGGCTAAGTATAGCTGCTGTCCTCTTTATGACAGCATGTCATGTTGTGAAGGTGGAACCCAACTCTCATTGTTCATTATTGTGAAACCAAACCTGCTTTATCTGTTCACTCCTCAGGACTAAACGAAGACAAGGCGGCTCACTTTTCACAGCAGGTAACTTTCACTACTCTTTGAAGACCTCAATAGGAGGGTTAAAGGGAGagtttgtttttacagtagacaaacaggagtaccagcacgggagcaaagctacgtactgctgtggacgtggGCAGCAGATACACGTGTTTTAAACACCAAAAAGAATCTATATCAGTTTTAGTGCATGCtagatttagaatattttcatcactttatcgccctttccgacggggaactgaaactgttatctatgctctcttcaaagccaccagactccgttgataaaaacaataatttcccCTCGCAGAACAAAGGAGTTGCTGGattaccgctgcctcgatccgttagtttgtttgtgttattgtgggactttggtgttttaaagggttaattcaaattcaccaaagtcacacaataacacaaaaaaaacaaaaaaaaacattattaacattcaTAAATTTGTCTATAATCGACCAAATCGACAATCCAATAGATAACTTTGGGTAAAAAATCCCCTGAAATTCATCATTTATAATCTGATGATGATCCAGTACATAGATCGGTTAGAATCACATTAATCTTGTTGCCTTCTGTGCTTTAAAAGTCACATAAAATGCCTTCTTATGATCTTTTAATGAGCACCGGAGTCTTTCCTCTGTACGTTGCAGTGGGGCGAGCACTACCCAGCGCTGTCCAGACTCGCTGTGGGACAGACGCTGACGGTCAACCAGCTGGTGGACATGGAGTGGAAGTTTGGAGGTAAACCACACACGCTGCATCAAATTTTAGCTCTTGACAAAATTATAGGTTCACTCTAAGTCTATTTCTGGGCCCTGCAGTCATCTGTCCTCTCAAACCTCCAGCACATAttcatgaacacacacagaggctctAGTCTAACGGAGCCATTAGCATAGCTTATGTCCTCTTAATTCCTTGTTGTGGCTCATTTAAACGCCTCAGCTGATGGGTTTCTATCAGGCCTCATTGTTTATTCATACAACCTAATGACTTCTTAAGACTCACGGGTAATAGAAATGCTAATACGCCGAGCAGGAGAATCATTAGCATTATGTTGAGCTTTGCTGAGAGCTGATCTTCATGTTCAAAGACACTGCGCTCCGGTTTGTGAGGGGATCGGACAGGGAGAGCTTGTACATGCTGCACTCCTCAGGAGTTTACTTGACTGCTGTTATTGACATGAAAACCTTGAGACTGTGTCTCTGCATGTCGCCAATGAGTCGGCTGTAAACGGTTGATCATCTGAGGGGTCTTGACTAGTCTGAGGGACAATATGGCAAAAATCTATAAGCTGTTTTTTGGATGATAGTTGTTGCATTTAAAAGACATTTACACCGTATATCTTTGAGAAACGATCATTAGTGATGCAGAGGTGATGatcagtagggctgggacgattcacgtcatctcccgattcaatactatcacgatacttgggtgccgattcgatatgtattgccattctacaagtattgcgattcgatattgcaatttttgttaacattttttaccactaggccatgggaaaaagttgaatcatacactaaaaatgttttgattttcagcatgtatgtactcagagatgtcctgaagtcaaatatatcagggtCATTGTCCTTGTAaacaaattagtggcgttaaaacaaatttgtgttaacgtgttattatcgctttCTGTAtaaatttagtaaaaaaaattaaaaaaattaaccagcattttgctctttaaagctgaaaaaaacacaaatgttccTGTTTGTGATTTCATTGATCATTTTGTATGAATCAAAGtatcatgatgtgttttctgACCCTCACAGTGACTGTCGGCACCAGTGAAGTTCAGAAAGTGGGCAACATCTTCCTGCAGGTATGAAAGCTCTGTGTGCACACAGTAAGGAtgatcattttgaaaaaaaatcttaaccgataaccaaccctcgttaaccgattattaaccgttaaccaacaagatttTTGCCTCATATGCAGCGGTGCTCCAGCTGCAGTGAATGagcgggagcgttaacttagctacgatgctgcgtgtagtgtcgcggacatgcagccactttcccagttaaagtctccaccacacatttagtttagttcagcaggttgtcagctgtgtgtctgcccggattaacgatagcgattgtccgtcaaacagtgtgtgtgtttgtgctacgttagcatctgtagctctgctggtagctccgtgctcgccgccgcaatGACAGAGCAAGTGTTcaacagacagtgtgtgtgtggcggcggggagtgtgtgttgtcggtggcgttctagctgtgaacgtaggtgtagcagacagtgtgtgtacagtttatttgtcggtggataaatgctacgaggctacatcTCCTCCACttaagcgagccagagaccggagccaacttcctgtatctgtgacTCTGGCTCCGCCTCTtgaggtggaccagcttttctctttAAAGTGGCGAGCCTCTCCTCTGAGTTTTTCTCaactttttaatgaattattaatatttattttaactgattTAACCGATAACGtttatcggttaaaatgcttagtgtcggttaacggttaaacggttaattattaacatccctagtgcACAAGTATACAGTTACATAACTCTTTGCTCAGTTTTGTTGAACAGTTTTTTGTTGTCCTCCTGCAGTTGAAGCTCGTGGTCAGAAAGGGGAATTCCACTGAAAACGTCTACATCGGTGAGCGATTGTGTGCCGTTACTGACTCAGACAGCACTGGAAACATTTGTTCACTGAATTTATTGTGTGTGTCAAAAACCTTCCGCCTACCCGGACCTCAGAGTGTCAGAACCAGATAAGTGAATCAACGTTTGAATGAAGACATACAGCAGATGAATGGACTGGAGATATCAAGCATACCCGAcgttgttgaaatatttaaaactaTTCTGAGCGATGAATCAGGTCTGCAGGTTCTTCTGTAAATATGTGCTGCTGTGTTGCTTTACACAAGCAGAGATGTGTTTTAAAGCAGCAGGGATGCACAGTTTGCAGAAGTAGTGGAGAAGAAAATACAGCTTTACCCACTGAGATGGACATCAGCTACTCATCTTCTCCTTTTGGAAAAACTTAACAGATACACACAGCCAAAACCACGAGCCTCTGGCTGCGGTTAGCATTTAGTGAATTATCAGTTAGAGTCAAATagtccataaagcaggggatgctttagggcggggctaccttgtgattgacaggtcgctaccacggcgttgtccggtctgggagttgtccgtgtttacatcttaaaactttaaccctttcacagcgtgtttttaGTTCATCAGAGTTAATCATAATATCTTGGTcgccaaaaaatgtcttattattCAGCTTTCggttatacttagctccaccctctggtgtctggttgcaaaagaccaagatgacaacggccAACCCAAGGTggtgatgaccaaaaaccaaggtggtgacggccaaaaaccaagatggcgacggacaaaaaccaagatggtgacgacagaaaaccaagatgttgacggccaaaaacaaagattgcGACAGCTTAAAACCAAGATAACaacagccaaaaaacaaaaaagtaacagccaaaaaccaagatggcgacagtgtTTTTACATACTTTAAAAGGTGTCCGGAGGGGAACTTTAACTACTCAGCTTTTACTGCCAGCAAATCAGAAATTTCAAACTCTTCACTTCCAGATGATTATTCCCTTTACAGCTACCAAACCAGTTTTTGCAACATCAAATGAGAAAGAGCTGTCATGAAACAGGATGAACGGTCGTTTGAAACCTTGTATTTAGTGTAATAGAGCGGTTCTCCGTCAGTAACAGTTTCCTGTTGTCTTCCCTCATCTCTTCCAGAGTTGACGCTCCCACAGTTTTACAACTTCCTACATGAGATGGAGAGAGCCAAGGCCAGCATGGAGTGTTTCAgctgagtgtgagtgtgagtgtgagtgtgtgtgtgtgtgtgtgtgtgtgtgtgtgtgtgaatgtcagGCTGTAGCTGCAGGGCAGTGTGTGGTATGTATTACATcatgttgtgtgtctgtgtgtggcacTGACGCCTCCATCCCCCTCCCAGTGACTGAAGctaaacacattatatttaCTGCCAgacatttctacacaaacaaacatgaataaaaaaataaatgtgttctttCAACTTTGCTTTCTGTGGGTCATTCCTTCCATCGGGTTTCTGTTCCTGTTTTTAGAGCTGAGATGTGAAAGTCTTACGTTTCGTAGATACTTTCTCCTCGTCTGTCGTTCAGATGAAACCTGAGCGAGCCCTGTGGGGAAATGTTTCCATTCCGATCCCAAAATGAAACCTGAAAAATTAAGAGAAAGTGAATCCAACCTCACCCAGACCTGTTCTATCAAGTTCAGTCCTGTAGTTGTTTCTCTGCATGAATAATACTGTGATTTAGGAACCAATTTAGATACCAATATTGCGTACataatattttatacatttacacAGTCATGTATATGTTGACCTTTTCCACCCAACATACCATGAtgacgacggctaaaaaccaagatgacgacggctaaaaaccaagatggtgacggctaaaaaccaagatggtgacggctaaaaaccatgatgacgacggctaaaaaccatgatgacgacggctaaaaaccaagatgatgacggctaaaaaccaagatgacgacggctaaaaaccatgatgacgacggctaaaaaccatgatgacgacggctaaaaaccaagatgatgacggctaaaaaccaagatgacgacggctaaaaaccatgatgacgacggctaaaaaccaagatgatgacggctaaaaaccaagatgatgacggctaaaaaccaagatgacgacggctaaaaaccatgatgacgacggctaaaaaccaagatgatgacggctaaaaaccaagatgacgacggctaaaaaccaagatgacgacggctaaaaaccaagatgacgacggctaaaaaccaagatgacgacggctaaaaaccatgatgacgacggctaaaaaccaagatgacgacggctaaaaaccaagatgacgacggctaaaaaccaagatgacgacggctaaaaaccaagatgacgacggctaaaaaccaagatgacgacggctaaaaaccaagatgacgacggctaaaaaccatgatgacgacggctaaaaaccaagatgacgacggctaaaaaccaagatgacgacggctaaaaaccatgatgacgacggctaaaaaccatgatgacgacggctaaaaaccaagatgacgacggctaaaaaccaagatgacgacggctaaaaaccaagatgacgacggctaaaaaccatgatgacgacggctaaaaaccaagatgatgacggctaaaaaccaagatgacgacggctaaaaaccatgatgacgacggctaaaaaccaagatgacgacggctaaaaaccaagatgacgacggctaaaaaccatgatgacgacggctaaaaaccaagatgacgacggctaaaaaccaagatgacgacggctaaaaaccaagatgacgacggctaaaaaccaagatgacgacggctaaaaaccaagatgacgacggctaaaaaccaagatgacgacggctaaaaaccatgatgacgacggctaaaaaccaagatgatgacggctaaaaaccaagatgacgacggctaaaaaccatgatgacgacggctaaaaaccaagatgatgacggctaaaaaccaagatgatgacggctaaaaaccaagatgacgacggctaaaaaccatgatgacgacggctaaaaaccaagatgacgacggctaaaaaccaagatgacgacggctaaaaaccaagatgacgacggctaaaaaccaagatgatgacggctaAAAAGCAagatggcagtccacaaaccaaagggTGACGTCACGTCAACCTTTCATAAACAGTCTATGActttactgctgtagatgtttaagaATATGCAGATTTTAACTCctttcatttgtcattttttatttattttttcatttcattatttcacaTGCAGTAATTTTCATCAGTTTACGTCACGCTCAGGCCTGTAAGAagttattgatgttataattCATTTGGCAAATAAAGATAAGAACTTCATTTTCAGAATATACTTGGTTACGTCCCACCACTGAACGTGAGTGTCGATGAAAGCCTTAATGGTGATGAATACCACACACTGATACTTGTGAACCTCGAGGCAGATTTCAGAGGAGTGAGCGACTCGACCGTAGACATGTATCTACTAGTCAGCGTCAATATTTCTCTAATATATGTATACGGTAATTAGCTCTGTACTTATCTGAGAGTTATTGGCCCTGTGGGATGTTCTGTCTGTCTAACTCCAGGTTACATTTCATGGCAGTCAGCCCACTAAGTCAAAAGGCATTTCTCCTTGATCTGCTGCGGCTTTTATTGCTCCTCATTTGAACACCGCTTtgtacagaagaaaataaatgtagattTTATCTGGGAAGTTGACATTTTGACCCCAAAAGTGAGTACAAGTGAAACAAGACTAAAGGAGATATTCACTAAGCCTGTCGCACAaggtaaataatgaataaagtacTGCTGAATAAGACCTGAtgctgcagtggtggaatgtaactaagaacatttactcaagtacatttttgaggtacttttacttgagtattaccatttactgctactttatactccactacatctcagaggcaaatatttaGAGCTATAGTTCagattattaaaaatatatataaatcaattagggcgtctgtggctcagagggtagagcaggttgtccaccaatcggacggtcggtggttcgatccccggctgctccgggtcacatgtcgatgtgtccttgagcaagacacgtaatcccaaattgctcccgaaggctgagccatcgctgtgtgaatgagtatttagattagatcctgatgggcaaagttggcaccttagcagcctctgccatcagtgtatgaatgtgtgtgtgaatgggtgaatgctgacatgtagtgtgaagAGCTTTGagggtcggaagactagaaaagcgctatataagtaaaaaaaaaaaaaaattagggctgtcaaagttaacgcgataataatgcattaacgcaaatttattttaacgtctccaatttctttaacgcattgatggagacggcaaaaaccaagatggcgacggctaaaaacaagatggcgacggctaaaaaccaagatggcggtggctaaaaacaaaatggcaaCGGTGTTCAGCCTTTATCATTTTCGCACATCACCTGGACTATAACCCATTACTACTGAATAGGGTTTAttcatatataaaatattaaatattggaTAAACCTGGTAGAGAATTAATTTCTTAGGAAaatgttttgtattattttgtgtttctgaaggaaccttttagaaccctgaaaagtagttccagggactaaataACAAGGAACTTTTGTTTCTTATCTTTACCTTCACATTCTTtcactttctcctcctcctcctcctcctcctctctctctctctcttgctctgttCATGCtgcctctccttcctctcatcGTGTGACCTGACATGTTTCCACATGTTCTCATCCACACAGGAAAACTGTGTTCTCATGTGCTTCTCTGAATTTTAGTTTATTGTTAAAAGGGCAATCATTAAAAGGGCAAAAGTTTGTACTTGCTGTATAATGACTGCATTTGTCGTATGACCTTTTTCTAGATTTCAGTCACTTTTTAGGTTAATTGGAAAAACATTCCCTTCGAACAGAGTTCAGTTGATGTGTTATTgactcctattctaaaatgatgtatctgaatatttctgcatcctggggtccctaaacagtgttgAATCCCATAAAttgtgtctcactgtaaagctgagactctggtggatccaatgagtccaactgtattcatgtgtgatgatgttagtccccataggagacatttcattgacctccctgtataaaatgacctgtggtgacctctaggataatcacagcctcatgaaactttacagccacaaactagagacctagagcattcagaggatggatggatcagactagaggcCTCTCCTTTATCTTCCACCTCGctcattttccaaacagactCTTTCCTTGAATGGCCCGTGGTTATTCCCCTCTGGGAAAACACAGACATTAAACATGGACATTAAAAGAAAAGTGGGTTGGAGGTTAGTGATAAGCATCTCCTTTCATTCTTAAAATTATGAAtccgaaataaacatgaatgaattgattaattatttgaaataaatagtaaaagtatataagggtttagaacattataataGAAGTATTtgatggtcatcctcatgctctattatgtctcataagttgttgcagcagttttttggagttgataccatttgttccacagatttggtgctaaatgtaatgtttttttaccactggagaattgataaaaatgatcaataattcctccaaaatacaccattaagacaccaagaccttgaggaacaccagagaaaaagacatgctgtgatttggtagaCAGAAAGACAGTGAAGTCGGCCTCAGAGGGTTGGGTTTCTGGGTATGTGTGGGTTCAGTCCAGGTGCAGAATGACAAAACCCAGGAGTAAGACAGAGTGATGTGTCTCCTGCTGTCGGTGAAGTTCATCACCTTTGGGGCCAAGGGACCACATTTTTCACCCCATGGTAAATAGAGGACTGAACCTGGGCATGTTTTACAAGCTAAAGTGTTAAAGAAGCAGAAGTATTAGGAGTTGAGGTCATCACACGGTGACAAAGACCCCATAAGAACGGCTTAAAAACAACCTGATGGTTTATTTCATCTCTGCACATGTAGCTTTGTGGAACGCTGTAGAACAGAGACTGTAGCTCTGTGCCCACTGTGAGGATGGATGTCCAGTCATGGA includes these proteins:
- the commd7 gene encoding COMM domain-containing protein 7 — protein: MQLHFTKDVLPDSVSTDYQNLNKFNEQQFHRLIEILFQFLLEPKETERFMQQLGEFAGEHGMSAGPLRNLMKSVLLVPQGALKKNLTAEQIKEDLVTLGLNEDKAAHFSQQWGEHYPALSRLAVGQTLTVNQLVDMEWKFGVTVGTSEVQKVGNIFLQLKLVVRKGNSTENVYIELTLPQFYNFLHEMERAKASMECFS